The proteins below are encoded in one region of Buttiauxella gaviniae:
- a CDS encoding HD-GYP domain-containing protein, with protein sequence MLEVVLYADMLISWCSIGTNVEINLFQVLSTIALAIETSAPELNGHHKRTAFIANALAAELNLEPKDREDVFISALLHDIGGLVKKDYLIAIDDQEPYRHAHAAYGASIFNLVPSLRDKASIIRHHHQRWDNGRGEFCGDERIPFASHIIYLADRIDIQYLKLRKSGHEAPIERCIELIKNEAETFFHPRVLEAFLRLAKKTYFWLAIGKLLPLHLLSIYSPIAGKTINLDELMDYGLLLNNIIDMHCNFTCRHSLHVGIVARFLAEKCNYSEVDCKKIELAGYLHDIGKLAMPMGLLHKEGKLDAEDIAALKSHSYHTFELLSSIDAIADITRWASMHHERPNGMGYPFSLVGDEIERECRIISVADVFVALTENRPYRTAMPPEKVNEILLREAANGSLDSELVNLLLAGRQEVMAITDDMDLAQAS encoded by the coding sequence ATGCTTGAGGTTGTTTTATATGCAGATATGTTAATCTCCTGGTGTTCGATAGGAACAAATGTGGAAATAAATCTTTTTCAGGTTTTATCAACGATTGCGCTAGCTATTGAAACCAGTGCGCCTGAACTGAACGGTCATCATAAGCGGACGGCGTTCATCGCAAATGCGCTTGCCGCAGAACTCAATTTAGAACCTAAAGACCGTGAAGATGTTTTTATTTCTGCATTACTTCATGATATTGGCGGTTTGGTAAAAAAAGATTATTTAATCGCCATCGACGATCAAGAGCCTTATCGCCATGCCCACGCAGCGTATGGTGCCTCTATTTTTAATCTGGTCCCTTCGCTCAGAGATAAAGCATCTATCATCCGTCATCACCACCAACGATGGGATAATGGCCGTGGCGAGTTTTGTGGCGATGAACGTATTCCCTTCGCAAGCCACATCATTTATTTAGCCGACCGAATCGATATTCAATATCTGAAGTTGAGAAAAAGCGGGCATGAAGCGCCGATTGAACGCTGCATAGAGTTGATTAAAAATGAAGCGGAGACATTTTTCCATCCGCGGGTTCTGGAGGCGTTTCTTCGCCTGGCAAAGAAAACCTATTTTTGGTTAGCGATAGGCAAGCTCTTGCCATTGCACCTGTTAAGTATTTATTCACCGATAGCCGGCAAGACAATCAATCTCGATGAGCTAATGGATTACGGACTGTTACTGAATAACATTATTGATATGCACTGTAACTTCACTTGCCGTCATTCACTGCATGTGGGAATTGTTGCCAGATTCCTGGCAGAAAAATGCAATTATTCGGAAGTTGACTGCAAGAAAATTGAATTAGCGGGCTACTTGCATGACATCGGCAAACTGGCGATGCCGATGGGCTTATTGCATAAAGAAGGCAAACTTGATGCTGAAGATATCGCGGCATTAAAAAGCCACAGTTACCACACCTTTGAGCTTCTCTCCTCCATAGACGCTATCGCCGATATCACTCGCTGGGCATCAATGCACCATGAAAGACCCAATGGAATGGGTTATCCGTTTAGCCTTGTAGGAGATGAAATTGAACGGGAGTGCCGCATCATTTCCGTTGCGGATGTGTTTGTCGCCCTGACGGAAAACCGCCCTTACCGAACCGCGATGCCTCCTGAGAAGGTCAATGAAATTCTTCTTCGTGAAGCCGCCAATGGTTCACTTGATAGCGAGCTGGTAAACCTCTTGCTGGCGGGCCGACAAGAGGTTATGGCTATCACGGATGATATGGATTTAGCCCAGGCTAGCTAA
- the speB gene encoding agmatinase: MSTLGHQYDNSLVSNAFGFLRFPLNFMPYDSDADWVITGVPFDAATSGRAGGRHGPAAIRQVSTNLAWEGNRFPWNFDVRERLNVVDCGDLVYAFGDARDMSERLQAHAEKLLAAGKRMLSFGGDHFVTLPLLRAHAKHFGKMALVHFDAHTDTYANGCEFDHGTMFYTAPNEGLIDPNHSVQIGIRTEFDKDNGFTVLDAGQVNDRTVDDVLAQVKQIVGDMPVYLTFDIDCLDPAFAPGTGTPVIGGLTTDRALKLVRGLKDLNIVGMDVVEVSPAYDQSEITALAGATLALEMLYIQAAKKGE; the protein is encoded by the coding sequence ATGAGCACCTTAGGCCATCAGTACGACAATTCCCTGGTTTCCAACGCCTTCGGTTTTTTGCGTTTTCCGCTGAACTTCATGCCCTACGACAGCGATGCCGATTGGGTCATCACTGGCGTACCGTTTGATGCTGCGACTTCAGGTCGCGCGGGTGGCCGTCATGGCCCTGCGGCGATTCGCCAGGTTTCTACCAACCTGGCATGGGAAGGCAACCGCTTCCCGTGGAACTTCGACGTGCGTGAGCGCTTGAACGTTGTTGACTGCGGTGACCTGGTTTACGCCTTCGGTGATGCGCGTGATATGAGTGAACGTCTGCAGGCGCACGCAGAAAAACTGCTGGCGGCTGGGAAACGTATGCTCTCTTTCGGCGGTGACCACTTTGTGACTCTGCCATTGCTGCGTGCCCACGCAAAACACTTCGGTAAAATGGCGTTGGTGCATTTCGATGCTCACACTGATACCTACGCGAACGGCTGCGAGTTCGACCACGGCACCATGTTCTACACTGCGCCAAATGAAGGTCTGATCGACCCGAACCATTCCGTGCAAATCGGTATTCGTACTGAGTTTGATAAAGACAACGGCTTTACCGTGCTGGATGCGGGCCAGGTTAACGACCGTACCGTTGATGATGTGCTGGCGCAGGTGAAGCAAATTGTTGGCGATATGCCTGTTTATCTGACCTTTGATATCGACTGCCTGGACCCGGCTTTCGCGCCAGGTACCGGTACGCCGGTTATTGGTGGTCTGACGACAGACCGTGCGCTGAAACTGGTGCGTGGCCTGAAAGATCTAAATATCGTGGGTATGGACGTAGTGGAAGTTTCTCCAGCTTACGATCAGTCTGAAATTACTGCGTTGGCCGGTGCGACATTAGCGCTGGAAATGCTGTACATCCAGGCTGCGAAGAAAGGCGAATAA
- the speA gene encoding biosynthetic arginine decarboxylase: protein MSDKISSVSGSSVGEQDVHRSMQEVAMSSQEASKMLRTYNIAWWGNNYYDVNELGHITVCPDPDVPEARVDLAELVKAREAQGQRLPALFCFPQILQHRLRSINAAFKRARESYGYKGNYFLVYPIKVNQHRRVIESLIHSGEPLGLEAGSKAELMAVLAHAGMTRSVIVCNGYKDREYIRLALIGEKMGHKVYLVIEKMSEIRIVLEEAERLNVVPRLGVRARLASQGSGKWQSSGGEKSKFGLAATQVLQLVDMLREAGRIDSLQLLHFHLGSQMANIRDIATGVRESARFYVELHKMGVNIECFDVGGGLGVDYEGTRSQSDCSVNYGLNEYANNIIWAIGDACEEHGLPHPTVITESGRAVTAHHTVLVSNIIGVERNEYTTPTAPAEDAPRALQSMWETWGEMHQPNNRRSLREWLHDSQIDLHDIHTGYASGGYSLQERAWAEQLYLSMCHEIQRLLDPSNRAHRPIIDELQERMADKIYVNFSLFQSMPDAWGIDQLFPVLPLEGLNQIPERRAVLLDITCDSDGAIDHYIDGDGIATTMPMPEYDAENPPLLGFFMVGAYQEILGNMHNLFGDTEAVDVFVFPDGSVEVELSDEGDTVADMLQYVQLDPNTLLTHFRDQVKQTDLDAGLQQQFLEEFEAGLYGYTYLEDE from the coding sequence ATGTCTGACAAAATCTCTTCTGTTTCGGGTTCGTCAGTGGGCGAGCAGGATGTACACCGCTCCATGCAGGAGGTTGCTATGAGCTCCCAGGAAGCCAGCAAGATGCTGCGTACTTACAATATTGCCTGGTGGGGCAATAACTATTACGACGTCAACGAATTAGGTCACATTACCGTTTGCCCGGACCCGGATGTCCCAGAGGCGCGTGTTGATCTCGCTGAACTCGTAAAAGCCCGTGAAGCACAGGGGCAGCGTTTGCCTGCACTGTTCTGCTTCCCACAAATTTTGCAGCACCGCCTGCGTTCGATTAACGCCGCGTTCAAACGTGCGCGTGAGTCTTACGGCTATAAAGGCAACTACTTCCTCGTTTACCCTATTAAGGTAAACCAGCACCGCCGCGTGATTGAGTCGCTGATTCATTCCGGTGAACCGCTGGGTCTGGAAGCGGGTTCTAAAGCGGAGCTGATGGCCGTGCTGGCGCATGCAGGCATGACGCGTTCGGTGATTGTCTGTAACGGTTATAAAGACCGCGAATACATCCGCCTGGCGCTGATTGGCGAAAAGATGGGCCATAAGGTTTATCTGGTCATCGAGAAGATGTCTGAAATTCGCATCGTGCTGGAAGAAGCCGAGCGCCTGAACGTGGTTCCACGCCTTGGCGTACGTGCGCGTCTGGCATCGCAAGGCTCCGGCAAATGGCAGTCTTCCGGCGGTGAGAAATCCAAATTTGGCCTTGCGGCGACGCAGGTTCTGCAACTGGTTGATATGCTGCGCGAAGCGGGTCGTATCGACAGCCTGCAACTGCTGCACTTCCACCTGGGTTCGCAGATGGCGAATATTCGCGACATCGCTACCGGCGTGCGTGAATCGGCTCGCTTCTACGTGGAACTGCATAAGATGGGCGTTAACATCGAATGCTTCGACGTGGGCGGTGGCCTGGGCGTGGATTATGAAGGAACGCGTTCTCAGTCCGACTGTTCGGTGAACTACGGCCTGAACGAGTACGCGAACAATATCATCTGGGCGATTGGCGATGCGTGTGAAGAGCACGGTTTGCCGCACCCAACGGTCATCACCGAATCTGGCCGTGCGGTTACCGCGCACCACACCGTGCTGGTTTCTAATATCATCGGCGTTGAGCGTAACGAATATACGACGCCAACGGCACCTGCTGAAGACGCGCCGCGTGCGTTGCAAAGCATGTGGGAAACCTGGGGCGAAATGCACCAGCCGAATAACCGCCGTTCGTTGCGCGAATGGCTGCACGACAGCCAGATTGATCTGCACGATATTCACACCGGCTATGCATCAGGGGGTTATTCCCTGCAAGAGCGTGCCTGGGCGGAGCAGCTTTATCTGAGCATGTGCCATGAAATTCAGCGCCTGCTGGATCCGAGCAACCGCGCGCACCGTCCGATTATCGACGAACTGCAAGAACGTATGGCGGATAAGATTTACGTCAACTTCTCGCTGTTCCAGTCTATGCCGGATGCGTGGGGTATCGATCAGCTCTTCCCGGTGCTGCCGCTTGAAGGGCTGAACCAAATCCCTGAACGCCGTGCTGTGCTGCTGGATATCACCTGTGACTCCGATGGCGCTATCGATCATTACATCGACGGTGACGGCATTGCGACCACGATGCCGATGCCGGAATACGATGCGGAAAACCCGCCGCTGTTGGGCTTCTTTATGGTTGGCGCGTACCAGGAAATTCTGGGCAACATGCACAACTTGTTTGGTGACACCGAAGCGGTTGACGTGTTCGTGTTCCCTGACGGCAGCGTGGAAGTTGAGCTGTCTGACGAAGGCGACACCGTGGCGGATATGCTGCAATACGTTCAGCTTGACCCGAACACTCTGCTGACTCACTTCCGCGATCAGGTGAAACAGACCGATCTGGATGCGGGCTTACAGCAGCAGTTCCTCGAAGAGTTCGAGGCCGGTTTGTATGGCTATACTTATCTCGAAGACGAGTAA
- the yqgB gene encoding acid stress response protein YqgB: MKKKPVAQFVCQRLMLPLRAVNGLLLRDTPAIVVNCFAHSSKFEVRHV, from the coding sequence ATGAAAAAGAAACCGGTCGCACAGTTTGTCTGTCAGCGTCTTATGCTGCCGCTACGCGCTGTTAATGGGTTGTTATTGCGGGATACCCCTGCGATAGTAGTCAACTGTTTTGCACATTCGTCTAAATTTGAGGTTCGCCATGTCTGA
- the metK gene encoding methionine adenosyltransferase yields the protein MAKHLFTSESVSEGHPDKIADQISDAVLDAILEQDPKARVACETYVKTGMVMVGGEITTSAWVDIEEITRNTVREIGYVHSDMGFDANSCAVLSAIGKQSPDINQGVDRTDPLEQGAGDQGLMFGYATNETDVLMPAPITYAHRLVQRQAEVRKNGSLPWLRPDAKSQITFQYDDGKIVGIDAVVLSTQHSEDVALKTLQEAVMEEIIKPVLPAEWLNASTKYHINPTGRFVIGGPMGDCGLTGRKIIVDTYGGMARHGGGAFSGKDPSKVDRSAAYAARYVAKNIVAAGLADRCEIQVSYAIGVAEPTSIMVETFGTEKISTEQLTLLVREFFDLRPYGLIQMLDLLHPIYKETAAYGHFGREHFPWEKTDKAALLRDAAGLK from the coding sequence ATGGCTAAACACCTCTTTACGTCCGAGTCTGTATCAGAAGGACATCCCGATAAAATCGCTGACCAAATCTCCGATGCGGTGCTTGATGCAATCCTTGAACAGGATCCAAAAGCGCGCGTAGCGTGTGAAACCTACGTTAAAACCGGCATGGTCATGGTAGGCGGCGAAATCACCACCAGCGCATGGGTTGATATCGAAGAAATCACCCGTAACACCGTGCGTGAAATCGGCTATGTGCATTCTGATATGGGCTTTGATGCCAACTCTTGTGCGGTGCTGAGCGCTATCGGTAAACAGTCTCCTGATATCAACCAGGGCGTTGACCGTACCGATCCACTGGAACAAGGCGCGGGCGACCAGGGCCTGATGTTTGGTTATGCAACCAACGAAACCGACGTGCTGATGCCGGCGCCAATCACTTACGCACACCGTCTGGTTCAACGCCAGGCTGAAGTGCGTAAAAATGGCTCACTGCCATGGTTGCGCCCGGATGCAAAAAGCCAGATCACTTTCCAGTATGACGACGGCAAAATCGTCGGCATCGATGCGGTAGTGCTGTCAACTCAGCACTCCGAAGACGTTGCGCTTAAAACGCTGCAAGAAGCGGTCATGGAAGAGATCATCAAGCCAGTTCTGCCAGCAGAATGGCTGAATGCTTCCACCAAATACCACATCAATCCAACTGGCCGTTTTGTTATCGGTGGCCCAATGGGTGACTGCGGTCTGACCGGTCGTAAGATTATCGTTGATACCTACGGCGGCATGGCTCGTCACGGCGGCGGCGCATTCTCCGGTAAAGATCCTTCTAAAGTTGACCGTTCTGCGGCGTATGCGGCGCGTTATGTTGCGAAAAACATCGTTGCAGCAGGTCTTGCAGATCGCTGTGAAATCCAGGTTTCTTACGCAATCGGCGTAGCTGAACCGACTTCCATCATGGTTGAAACCTTCGGCACCGAGAAAATCTCTACCGAACAACTGACCCTGCTGGTACGTGAGTTCTTCGACCTGCGTCCATACGGCCTGATTCAGATGCTGGATCTGCTGCACCCAATCTATAAAGAAACCGCAGCATACGGTCACTTTGGTCGTGAGCATTTCCCTTGGGAAAAAACCGACAAAGCCGCCTTGCTGCGTGACGCTGCCGGTCTGAAATAA
- a CDS encoding sugar porter family MFS transporter, whose amino-acid sequence MPEIKKQGRSNKSMTFFVCFLAALAGLLFGLDIGVIAGALPFIAKDFQITAHQQEWVVSSMMFGAAVGAIGSGWLSFRIGRKYSLMIGAVLFVAGSLCSAFAPNTEILIISRVLLGLAVGVASYTAPLYLSEIAPEKIRGSMISMYQLMITIGILGAYLSDTAFSYSGSWRWMLGVITIPAIILLVGVFFLPDSPRWFAAKRRFHDAERVLLRLRDTSAEAKNELEEIRESLKVKQSGWSLFKDNSHFRRAVFLGVLLQVMQQFTGMNVIMYYAPKIFEIAGFANTTQQMWGTVIVGLINVLATFIAIGLVDRWGRKPTLVLGFLVMAVGMGVLGTMLHMGIHSQGAQYFAIAMLLMFIVGFAMSAGPLIWVLCSEIQPLKGRDFGITCSTTTNWIANMIVGATFLTMLNTLGNANTFWVYAALNLFFIVLTLWLVPETKHVSLEHIERNLMKGRKLREIGAHN is encoded by the coding sequence ATGCCTGAAATAAAAAAACAAGGGCGCTCGAACAAAAGCATGACCTTTTTTGTCTGTTTCCTTGCAGCCCTGGCCGGTTTGTTATTTGGCCTTGATATCGGCGTTATTGCCGGTGCATTACCGTTTATCGCTAAAGATTTCCAGATAACTGCACATCAGCAAGAGTGGGTAGTGAGTTCGATGATGTTTGGCGCGGCAGTAGGCGCTATCGGCAGTGGCTGGCTCTCCTTCCGTATCGGTCGTAAATACAGCCTGATGATCGGTGCTGTGCTTTTCGTTGCCGGTTCGCTGTGCTCTGCTTTCGCACCAAATACCGAAATCCTGATTATCTCCCGCGTGTTGCTTGGCCTGGCTGTTGGCGTTGCGTCTTACACCGCACCGCTTTACCTGTCTGAGATTGCACCGGAAAAAATCCGCGGCAGTATGATCTCAATGTACCAGTTGATGATCACCATCGGTATTCTTGGCGCTTACCTTTCCGATACCGCCTTCAGCTACAGCGGCTCATGGCGTTGGATGCTGGGGGTCATTACCATCCCAGCCATAATCCTGCTGGTCGGCGTATTCTTCCTGCCAGACAGCCCGCGCTGGTTCGCGGCAAAACGCCGCTTCCACGACGCCGAACGCGTTCTGCTGCGTCTGCGAGATACCAGTGCAGAAGCTAAAAACGAACTGGAAGAAATTCGCGAAAGTCTGAAGGTGAAACAAAGCGGCTGGTCACTGTTTAAAGACAACAGCCACTTCCGTCGCGCGGTATTCCTCGGGGTTCTGCTCCAGGTGATGCAGCAGTTCACCGGTATGAACGTCATTATGTACTACGCGCCAAAAATCTTTGAAATCGCAGGCTTCGCCAACACCACACAACAAATGTGGGGCACGGTAATCGTCGGGCTTATCAACGTGCTGGCGACATTTATTGCCATCGGTCTGGTAGACAGATGGGGCCGTAAACCAACACTGGTGCTGGGCTTCCTGGTCATGGCAGTAGGTATGGGCGTATTGGGTACCATGCTGCATATGGGGATTCATTCCCAGGGCGCGCAATACTTCGCTATCGCTATGCTGCTGATGTTTATCGTTGGCTTTGCAATGAGTGCCGGTCCGCTGATTTGGGTTCTGTGTTCTGAAATTCAGCCGCTGAAAGGCCGTGATTTCGGTATCACTTGCTCAACCACCACCAACTGGATTGCGAACATGATTGTCGGCGCAACATTCCTGACCATGCTGAACACGCTGGGCAATGCGAACACCTTCTGGGTCTACGCGGCGTTGAACCTGTTCTTTATTGTTCTCACTCTGTGGCTGGTTCCGGAAACCAAACACGTCTCCCTGGAGCACATCGAACGTAACCTGATGAAAGGTCGTAAGTTACGCGAGATTGGTGCTCACAACTAA
- a CDS encoding SprT family zinc-dependent metalloprotease, with product MKSPRLPIAIQQAVMRCLREKLQQANLHLGRNYPEPKLVYQQRGTAAGTAWMDSYEIRLNPVLLMENQQTFIDEVVPHELAHLLVWKHFGRVAPHGKEWKWMMESVLGVPARRTHQFEVQSVRKNTFPYRCRCQQHQLTVRRHNRVVRGEAEYRCVHCGDLLKPEVTTACN from the coding sequence ATGAAATCCCCAAGACTCCCCATCGCCATCCAACAGGCCGTCATGCGCTGCCTGCGGGAAAAACTTCAGCAGGCGAATCTGCACTTAGGTCGCAACTATCCGGAACCCAAACTGGTTTACCAGCAACGAGGAACAGCGGCTGGCACCGCATGGATGGACAGCTACGAAATTCGGCTCAATCCGGTATTGCTGATGGAAAATCAGCAGACGTTTATCGATGAAGTTGTTCCGCACGAACTGGCGCACCTTTTGGTCTGGAAACACTTTGGCCGTGTCGCCCCACACGGGAAAGAGTGGAAATGGATGATGGAAAGCGTGCTCGGCGTTCCGGCCCGCCGTACCCATCAGTTTGAAGTGCAGTCCGTTCGCAAAAATACCTTTCCCTACCGCTGCCGTTGCCAGCAGCATCAGCTCACCGTCAGACGCCACAATCGGGTCGTTCGAGGCGAAGCGGAATATCGCTGCGTTCATTGCGGTGACCTGTTAAAACCAGAAGTTACAACTGCCTGTAATTGA